The proteins below come from a single Conexivisphaerales archaeon genomic window:
- a CDS encoding sodium-translocating pyrophosphatase, whose protein sequence is MVYLTEELAIVGALAGLVYAIALIRYIFTRNPGSEKMQELANYVKEGANAFLRREYLTITPIAIVLAIVIAFVVKPFGLVALGFGVGAAFSALAGYIGMSMTVRSSSRAAEAGKKGINDALIVAFRGGSVLGMTVPGLALLGLALFYVFIPNPAAVVGFGFGASLIAMFIRVGGGIYTKAADLGADIAGKIEAGIPEDDPRNPGVIADNVGDNVGDCAGMGADVYESYIVTALAAILLGTLVFLNGGLFATARPDLVAYPLVIGAMGIIGSIFGGLAVRGAQRGKAMSALNRGLYTAAILTAILDVAVTLYLFSFNMRFAYAMLGAVLLGLIVVVVIESVTDYYTSYRFKPVREIAEASQTGSATNFLTGFATGLKSAAPVALILIIAIAASYYLGYWASSGSCSINAICGSGVYTTSITTMSMLSLTGIILSIDAFGPITDNANGIVEMAGVEGVREVTDELDAIGNTTKATTKGFAIGSAALAALSLFIAYQSEVTSQYLQHGVSNPPQYVLSDPYLLIGLLIGGLLPFYFSSFLIGAVGKAGFKMVNEIRRQFNEIPGLREGKAKPDYEKCVDISTSAALRELIAPGLLAILTPIAVGLILGPVALGGVLIGSVISGVFLALMMANAGAAWDNAKKYIETGMYGGKGTPTHAAAVSGDTVGDPFKDTAGPSINSLIKVLNTISIVFVVIFVLLHL, encoded by the coding sequence ATGGTGTATTTGACTGAAGAATTAGCGATAGTAGGAGCTCTTGCGGGGCTTGTCTATGCTATAGCCCTGATAAGATACATCTTCACGAGAAACCCTGGCTCAGAAAAGATGCAGGAGCTGGCAAATTATGTTAAAGAAGGAGCAAATGCCTTCCTGAGGAGAGAATACCTGACCATAACCCCCATAGCAATAGTCCTTGCGATCGTAATTGCATTCGTGGTGAAGCCGTTCGGACTGGTGGCTCTCGGGTTCGGAGTTGGTGCAGCCTTCTCGGCTCTTGCAGGATACATAGGAATGAGCATGACTGTTAGGTCAAGCTCAAGAGCAGCTGAAGCAGGTAAGAAAGGAATCAACGATGCTCTGATTGTTGCATTCAGAGGTGGTTCAGTGCTGGGCATGACTGTGCCAGGCTTGGCTCTGCTCGGCCTTGCACTGTTCTACGTGTTTATTCCAAATCCAGCTGCTGTAGTTGGCTTCGGGTTCGGTGCGAGCCTGATAGCGATGTTCATAAGGGTTGGAGGTGGTATATATACAAAAGCAGCTGACCTGGGTGCTGATATAGCAGGGAAGATAGAGGCAGGAATTCCGGAAGACGACCCAAGAAATCCTGGAGTTATAGCTGACAATGTGGGAGACAATGTCGGCGACTGTGCAGGTATGGGAGCTGATGTATACGAATCGTACATAGTGACAGCTCTGGCTGCAATACTACTTGGCACGCTTGTGTTTCTGAATGGTGGGCTATTCGCTACAGCAAGGCCTGACCTTGTTGCATATCCACTGGTCATAGGGGCTATGGGGATAATCGGTTCTATCTTCGGAGGGCTTGCAGTTAGAGGGGCCCAGAGAGGCAAGGCTATGTCTGCATTGAATAGAGGCCTCTACACAGCAGCAATACTAACTGCCATTCTTGACGTTGCGGTAACCCTTTACCTGTTTTCTTTCAACATGAGATTCGCCTATGCAATGCTTGGAGCAGTACTGCTCGGCCTGATTGTTGTGGTTGTAATAGAATCAGTTACAGACTACTACACTTCTTACAGATTCAAGCCTGTCAGGGAGATAGCTGAGGCATCCCAGACCGGTTCAGCGACCAATTTTCTTACAGGTTTTGCTACAGGGCTCAAGAGCGCTGCTCCAGTAGCATTGATACTGATAATTGCGATAGCTGCTTCCTATTACTTGGGTTACTGGGCTTCATCAGGCAGCTGCAGCATAAATGCGATATGCGGTTCAGGGGTCTACACCACTTCGATAACAACCATGAGCATGCTTTCTTTGACTGGAATAATACTATCAATCGATGCGTTCGGCCCTATTACTGATAATGCCAACGGGATAGTTGAAATGGCTGGCGTTGAGGGAGTTAGAGAGGTAACTGATGAGCTGGATGCAATAGGAAACACAACAAAGGCGACTACCAAAGGATTTGCGATAGGTTCTGCTGCACTCGCAGCTCTATCCCTGTTCATTGCATACCAGAGCGAAGTGACATCACAGTATCTGCAGCACGGTGTGAGCAATCCACCGCAGTATGTTCTCTCAGACCCGTACCTTCTCATAGGGCTTCTGATTGGTGGCCTGCTACCATTTTACTTCTCATCCTTCCTTATAGGAGCTGTCGGGAAGGCAGGATTCAAGATGGTGAACGAGATAAGGAGGCAGTTCAACGAAATCCCGGGCCTGAGAGAAGGGAAGGCCAAGCCGGACTACGAAAAATGTGTCGACATAAGCACTTCTGCTGCGTTGAGGGAGCTCATAGCTCCGGGCCTCCTCGCGATACTCACACCTATTGCGGTTGGTCTGATTCTTGGACCAGTTGCACTAGGCGGTGTACTAATAGGGAGCGTCATATCAGGCGTCTTTCTTGCTTTGATGATGGCTAATGCTGGCGCAGCATGGGATAATGCTAAGAAGTACATTGAGACTGGAATGTATGGAGGGAAAGGAACCCCTACACACGCTGCTGCAGTCAGCGGAGATACAGTTGGTGACCCGTTCAAGGATACAGCTGGACCGAGCATAAATTCCCTGATCAAAGTTCTGAACACAATATCGATAGTCTTCGTGGTAATCTTCGTTCTTCTACACCTGTAA
- a CDS encoding type 1 glutamine amidotransferase domain-containing protein, whose amino-acid sequence MSKGSYEVRDRVLILASDDVEDVELLYPYYRLKEEGYLPVVASAQEGSITGKHGYKIEVDLLYSQVKPEQYTALLLPGGRSPERVRLDQHAISIVKHFIERKKPIAAICHGPQILISANAVKGRRMTCWKGVRDDLIAAGAKYEDKEVVQDGEFITSRQPSDLPYCMSSFLRMLKSEAKSLAAEAKQR is encoded by the coding sequence ATGAGTAAGGGTTCTTACGAAGTTAGGGATAGGGTTCTGATATTAGCCTCAGACGATGTTGAAGATGTAGAGCTCCTATACCCCTACTACAGGCTGAAGGAAGAAGGATACTTGCCTGTGGTGGCAAGCGCGCAGGAGGGTTCGATAACCGGTAAACATGGGTATAAAATTGAAGTGGACCTGCTATACAGCCAGGTCAAACCTGAACAGTACACAGCGCTTCTTTTACCAGGGGGGAGGAGCCCTGAAAGGGTAAGGCTGGATCAGCATGCTATAAGCATCGTTAAACACTTTATCGAAAGAAAGAAACCGATTGCAGCCATATGTCATGGTCCACAGATTCTCATTTCAGCAAACGCAGTCAAGGGGAGAAGGATGACTTGCTGGAAGGGAGTAAGAGACGATTTGATAGCTGCTGGCGCAAAGTATGAAGATAAGGAAGTGGTGCAGGATGGCGAATTTATAACATCGAGGCAACCCTCAGACCTGCCATATTGCATGTCTTCTTTTCTGAGGATGCTGAAGTCAGAGGCAAAGAGCTTAGCTGCAGAGGCCAAGCAGAGATAA
- a CDS encoding lysine exporter LysO family protein, producing the protein MEKYEVEKGIEKEKRMKIRVAFFPFVLLLSFLAGSMLSELVKMSQAADSTLQQTALAIFILVVSYDVGSKMRSSDIRSIMNQTALLAASCIIGSIVAGLIFALIIGFNVKLSLGISLGMGWYTFDGPALAGYAGAAAGAMGFFSNFFRELLTLLFYLPASAATGRVKAIPMGGATTMDTTLTVMRSENEPRITALAFAHGALISLFVPLLVTLAIA; encoded by the coding sequence GTGGAGAAATATGAAGTAGAGAAAGGGATAGAGAAGGAGAAAAGGATGAAGATAAGAGTAGCATTCTTCCCGTTTGTTCTGCTCCTGAGCTTTCTGGCAGGGAGCATGCTGTCGGAGCTAGTAAAGATGAGCCAAGCTGCTGATTCAACTCTTCAGCAGACTGCTCTAGCAATCTTCATCCTTGTGGTCTCTTATGATGTTGGTTCAAAGATGAGGTCATCAGACATCAGAAGCATAATGAACCAGACTGCATTGCTTGCTGCCAGCTGCATCATAGGGAGTATAGTTGCTGGCCTCATCTTCGCTCTGATAATTGGCTTTAACGTCAAGCTTTCACTAGGTATCTCACTCGGAATGGGTTGGTACACTTTTGATGGACCTGCACTAGCTGGTTATGCAGGAGCTGCTGCTGGTGCTATGGGATTCTTTTCTAATTTCTTCAGGGAATTGCTAACTCTGCTCTTTTATCTACCAGCGTCAGCAGCCACAGGCAGGGTAAAGGCAATACCGATGGGAGGAGCCACAACCATGGATACCACTCTCACAGTGATGAGAAGCGAGAACGAACCCAGGATAACAGCCCTTGCATTTGCACATGGTGCCCTTATCTCTCTGTTCGTGCCTCTGCTTGTAACGCTTGCGATAGCATGA
- the lysS gene encoding lysine--tRNA ligase codes for MTEAQIIGKGTWLDKVARKVIDRELELKRDTSMIRVESGLGASGIPHIGNLSDVIRAYGIQLALQNQGYKSEHIAYIDDMDGLRRVPQGIKDSARLERYLAFPVSRIPDTYSCHSSYGEHVGALLRDAMDRVGVEYIFERASVNYKNGRLLEQSRKILKSSQQIGRAIKEITGQEKYEETLPYFAVCQSCGRIYTTQALSFDESTDSVSYKCVGVQLKGKWHEGCGYEGEVKLSQGEGKLSWKVEFAARWSALDIRYEAHGKELLTSVKVNDWVSDNILGFAHPYHVKYELLLSKGGKKLSKSEGNLITPETWFRYGSPKSLVLLMFKRIVGTRVISVEDIPKYMDEVDRLEDVYFGRIKVQPESKAVKMKGLYEYVSFMKPPAKPQVHVPYMLLAELGRIAPPDSPVEYVLKKLEGYRMIQAGERSPELIERIQMARNWALEVKGETPEVKIEEVQRKALLELVERIKTSASAEQVQNAIFETAKSHSIPASDFFSLLYLILLGTDRGPRLGPYIFDLGKERVVKILLSHIDAA; via the coding sequence TTGACAGAGGCTCAGATCATAGGCAAGGGAACCTGGCTGGACAAGGTTGCCAGGAAGGTTATAGACAGAGAACTGGAGCTGAAAAGGGATACATCGATGATAAGGGTCGAAAGCGGTCTTGGAGCAAGCGGCATACCTCATATAGGAAACTTGTCTGATGTCATTAGGGCATATGGCATACAGCTTGCTCTTCAGAATCAGGGATACAAGAGTGAGCATATAGCCTACATAGATGACATGGACGGGCTGAGAAGGGTTCCGCAGGGGATAAAGGACTCTGCCAGACTGGAAAGATACCTGGCGTTTCCGGTCTCCAGAATACCTGACACGTATTCATGCCACAGCAGCTACGGCGAACATGTTGGTGCACTGCTTAGGGATGCCATGGACAGGGTTGGAGTTGAATATATCTTTGAAAGGGCCTCAGTCAACTACAAGAACGGAAGGCTGCTCGAACAGTCAAGAAAGATACTGAAATCCAGTCAGCAGATAGGAAGAGCTATCAAGGAGATAACAGGGCAGGAGAAGTACGAAGAGACTCTGCCATATTTTGCAGTCTGCCAGAGCTGCGGCAGAATATACACAACACAGGCCTTGAGTTTTGATGAATCAACAGACAGCGTAAGTTACAAGTGTGTAGGGGTTCAGCTGAAGGGGAAATGGCACGAGGGATGCGGATACGAGGGCGAAGTAAAGCTTTCTCAGGGAGAAGGAAAGCTGAGCTGGAAGGTGGAGTTTGCGGCCAGGTGGTCTGCGCTCGACATCAGGTATGAAGCGCACGGGAAGGAGCTTCTTACCTCTGTCAAGGTTAACGACTGGGTGAGCGACAACATTCTCGGCTTTGCTCATCCCTACCATGTAAAGTATGAATTGCTCTTGAGCAAGGGAGGCAAGAAGCTCTCAAAGTCTGAAGGAAACCTCATTACTCCAGAAACCTGGTTCAGATATGGTAGCCCGAAGAGCCTTGTTCTGCTGATGTTCAAGAGGATAGTCGGTACAAGGGTGATTTCAGTGGAGGATATACCGAAATACATGGATGAGGTTGACAGGCTTGAAGACGTTTATTTTGGAAGGATAAAGGTACAGCCTGAATCGAAGGCTGTGAAGATGAAAGGACTGTATGAATACGTCAGTTTCATGAAGCCTCCTGCAAAGCCTCAGGTGCACGTACCTTACATGCTTCTTGCTGAGCTTGGTAGAATCGCTCCTCCAGATAGTCCTGTAGAATACGTGCTGAAGAAGCTTGAAGGGTACAGAATGATACAGGCTGGCGAAAGAAGTCCTGAACTTATCGAAAGGATACAGATGGCCAGAAACTGGGCGTTAGAAGTCAAGGGTGAGACACCCGAGGTGAAGATTGAAGAAGTGCAGAGGAAGGCGCTGCTTGAGCTTGTAGAAAGAATCAAGACCTCAGCATCTGCCGAGCAGGTTCAGAACGCGATCTTTGAAACTGCAAAAAGCCATTCAATTCCTGCTTCAGACTTCTTCTCCCTTCTTTACCTGATATTGCTGGGCACTGATAGAGGTCCAAGGCTTGGGCCATACATTTTCGACCTTGGAAAGGAGAGAGTGGTAAAGATACTGCTCTCTCATATAGATGCTGCTTGA
- a CDS encoding AAA family ATPase, protein MILKDGDRLLPTYIPSEIPHREKQVQQILQYYSNVLDNPDSAGLKFYQIIGPVGSGKTVATLKFGEAIEEGAKRRGMKLKVVYVNPRQHGSTRLMVFRRMVQAVEPNLFSASYSAEELLVELLKYLSKSNRYMMLIFDELDYFVSQSKEQIVYNLTRMNETLPDQQCRMLGVIFTARSNAYHSKLDDAELSSLGRYYVRFDSYNSQQVYDILERRSYEAIVPGAVNDKVLRYIADVTASPPVSGDIRYGLSLLYNSCMLAQNRGDSEVRLDHVRSVMGVISPSLTEEELMYLPEDEKFILYAISNGLKYSSSPYLSFDQIMTQVEQLRESRKGKKLDAKAIVKGVQDLADRGIIELRSLTEIGIPNIPANMLEKFLDFLMKRLENER, encoded by the coding sequence ATGATACTGAAGGATGGAGACAGACTATTACCTACCTACATACCGAGTGAGATCCCCCACAGGGAGAAGCAGGTCCAGCAGATCCTTCAGTATTATTCGAATGTACTGGATAATCCTGATTCAGCAGGGTTGAAGTTTTACCAGATAATCGGACCAGTAGGCTCTGGAAAAACAGTTGCCACCCTGAAGTTTGGAGAAGCTATCGAAGAGGGGGCAAAGAGGAGAGGAATGAAGCTCAAGGTAGTATATGTGAATCCCAGGCAACACGGGAGTACAAGGCTGATGGTCTTCAGAAGAATGGTTCAGGCTGTCGAACCCAACCTCTTCTCTGCCAGCTACAGCGCAGAGGAACTTCTAGTTGAACTGTTAAAGTACCTGAGCAAGAGCAACAGGTACATGATGCTGATATTCGACGAGCTGGATTACTTTGTCAGTCAGTCGAAGGAGCAGATAGTCTACAACCTGACCAGGATGAATGAGACTCTTCCCGACCAGCAATGCAGAATGCTTGGTGTTATCTTCACGGCAAGAAGCAATGCATACCATTCAAAGCTTGATGATGCTGAGCTGAGCAGCCTGGGAAGATACTACGTCAGGTTTGACTCATACAACTCCCAGCAGGTTTACGATATACTGGAGAGGAGAAGCTACGAAGCGATAGTTCCTGGAGCGGTGAACGATAAGGTGTTGAGGTACATAGCTGACGTTACTGCCAGCCCTCCAGTGTCTGGAGACATCAGGTATGGCTTATCCCTTCTATACAACAGCTGCATGCTGGCACAGAACAGGGGCGATTCTGAAGTCAGGCTTGACCATGTCAGGTCAGTAATGGGAGTGATAAGCCCATCACTGACGGAGGAAGAGCTGATGTATCTTCCTGAAGATGAGAAGTTCATTCTCTATGCGATCTCCAATGGCCTGAAGTATAGCAGTTCGCCTTACCTTTCTTTTGACCAGATAATGACTCAGGTAGAACAGTTAAGAGAAAGCAGGAAAGGGAAGAAGCTTGATGCTAAGGCTATTGTAAAGGGTGTGCAGGACCTAGCTGATAGGGGCATCATTGAGTTGAGAAGCCTGACTGAGATAGGAATCCCCAACATACCAGCAAACATGCTTGAGAAGTTCCTGGACTTCCTGATGAAGAGGTTAGAAAACGAGAGATGA
- a CDS encoding DUF120 domain-containing protein, producing the protein MTRTHARLKSTYLAALVELLLAGAKSKPVNITTSELARRLGKSQQAASNHILELEREGYIERQREGRGFALKITDKGVNELASFYLTLRSMMEEAPDMYEFHGYVFTGLGEGAYYMSLQGYKKQFRKKLGFEPYPGTLNLKLKSALEMQRMAELKQREGIRIEGFSNGNRTYGGLKVYSALIEDERGALLAIDRTHYDNSVIEVIAPVRLRDVLSLQENSKVVVKVFLDTTKIIP; encoded by the coding sequence TTGACAAGAACCCACGCTAGACTGAAGTCGACTTACCTTGCAGCGCTTGTTGAGCTGTTGCTTGCAGGGGCAAAGAGCAAGCCTGTTAACATAACTACTTCAGAGCTTGCAAGAAGACTGGGCAAGTCTCAGCAGGCTGCGTCCAACCATATCCTGGAGCTAGAAAGAGAGGGATACATCGAAAGGCAGAGAGAGGGGAGGGGATTCGCTCTGAAGATAACTGATAAAGGGGTTAATGAACTGGCATCTTTTTACCTGACGCTGAGGAGCATGATGGAGGAAGCGCCAGACATGTATGAGTTTCATGGTTACGTCTTCACCGGTTTGGGTGAAGGTGCCTATTACATGAGCCTTCAGGGGTACAAGAAGCAGTTCAGGAAGAAGCTTGGTTTTGAACCATACCCTGGCACCCTGAACCTGAAGCTCAAATCTGCACTGGAGATGCAGAGGATGGCAGAGCTGAAGCAGAGAGAGGGGATAAGGATAGAGGGATTCAGCAACGGTAACAGGACTTATGGAGGCCTGAAGGTCTACTCTGCGCTTATAGAGGACGAAAGAGGAGCATTGCTTGCGATAGACAGAACTCATTACGACAATTCCGTTATAGAAGTGATTGCTCCAGTCAGACTTCGTGATGTGCTTTCTTTGCAGGAGAATTCGAAGGTTGTTGTAAAGGTGTTTCTTGACACTACAAAGATAATCCCTTGA